From one Alicyclobacillus acidocaldarius subsp. acidocaldarius Tc-4-1 genomic stretch:
- a CDS encoding LysR substrate-binding domain-containing protein, translated as MELIQLEYFLAVAEHQSFRRAADAIRVSQPALSRAIQKLEGDLGAPLFVRTAQGVRLTPCGEAFLPHARQALAEVAAGVRKVAELTGQARGVLHVGLIYSLGTRFLPDVIRTFTRTHPGVTVRLSEAPTQKLLQQLDAGEIDIAFCTPQHAPHLTLVEILQEELVAIVPPDHPLAAKDQCHLSDLADEPFVAYARESGIRHVIERYCAEAGFTPRVAMEGVEDLTVAGLVAAGVGVAVVPLHAQIAQLPVHLLRLCEPCKRSVYMAWHSHTPLSPVARAFIAFVKRMCAP; from the coding sequence ATGGAACTTATCCAACTCGAGTACTTTTTGGCGGTCGCAGAGCACCAGAGCTTTCGCCGCGCTGCGGACGCCATCCGCGTCTCGCAACCCGCGCTGTCGCGCGCCATCCAGAAGCTCGAGGGCGATCTCGGCGCGCCGCTCTTCGTGCGCACCGCGCAGGGCGTGCGCCTCACGCCGTGCGGCGAGGCGTTTCTGCCTCACGCCCGCCAGGCGCTCGCCGAGGTGGCTGCGGGCGTTCGCAAGGTCGCCGAGCTCACGGGCCAGGCCCGGGGCGTGCTCCACGTCGGCCTCATCTACTCGCTCGGCACGCGCTTCCTCCCCGACGTCATTCGCACGTTCACCCGCACGCACCCCGGGGTGACCGTCCGGCTGTCCGAAGCGCCGACCCAGAAGCTCTTGCAACAGCTTGATGCTGGCGAGATCGACATCGCGTTCTGCACGCCGCAACACGCGCCGCACCTGACGCTCGTCGAAATCCTGCAGGAGGAACTCGTGGCCATCGTCCCCCCGGATCACCCGCTCGCGGCGAAGGACCAGTGTCATCTGTCCGATCTCGCCGACGAGCCATTCGTGGCGTACGCGCGTGAAAGCGGTATCCGCCACGTGATTGAACGCTACTGCGCGGAGGCGGGATTCACGCCGCGCGTGGCCATGGAAGGCGTCGAGGATCTGACCGTGGCAGGGCTCGTGGCTGCGGGCGTCGGCGTCGCCGTGGTGCCCCTGCACGCCCAGATCGCTCAGCTGCCCGTCCACCTTCTCCGGCTGTGCGAGCCGTGCAAGCGGTCCGTCTACATGGCCTGGCACAGCCACACGCCTCTGTCACCCGTCGCCCGCGCATTCATCGCATTTGTGAAGCGCATGTGCGCACCGTAA
- a CDS encoding glycosyltransferase: MRMATWSLCMIVRNEEDTLPRCLASVGDLADEIIVVDTGSTDRTSEVARSFGAHVHPFTWRDDFSAARNYAFSLATADYIFWLDADDVIRAEDFSTWKDLKTSLDPGVDAVTAWYHLAFYGDTPSYSSRLVRVVRRAAGFLWRGQVHEYLEVRGNVLHSDAAVCHRPVRHDADRNLRIYEARIRAGELLGARDTLYYANELVDHGRIVEAMTQYEAFLKMPDIWKEDAIFACYRLSDCHLRLGQQEEARMAVLRSFLYDAPRSEACCRLGHAALEQGDLDAALSWYRLAILCRRPPGFVGFLNRACETWLPHIQLCVILARLGRIGEAYEHNEWAAKFLGSEDPMILHNRAQLAAMLQASEGA, encoded by the coding sequence ATGCGCATGGCCACCTGGTCCCTTTGCATGATTGTCCGAAATGAGGAGGACACGCTTCCGCGCTGCCTCGCGTCCGTCGGCGATCTCGCCGACGAGATCATCGTCGTCGACACGGGTTCGACGGATCGCACATCTGAAGTGGCCCGATCTTTCGGCGCACACGTGCACCCTTTCACGTGGCGCGACGACTTCAGCGCGGCGCGTAACTACGCGTTCAGCCTCGCGACAGCCGACTACATTTTCTGGCTCGACGCGGACGACGTCATCCGCGCAGAGGATTTCTCCACATGGAAAGACCTGAAGACCTCGCTGGATCCCGGTGTCGACGCCGTCACCGCCTGGTACCATCTCGCGTTTTACGGCGATACACCATCGTACAGTTCCCGACTGGTTCGCGTGGTGCGGCGAGCTGCCGGCTTTCTCTGGCGTGGCCAGGTGCACGAATACCTGGAGGTCCGGGGCAACGTGCTCCACTCCGACGCGGCCGTCTGTCACCGCCCCGTGCGACACGACGCGGACCGCAACCTGCGCATCTACGAGGCGCGCATCCGCGCCGGGGAGTTGCTCGGCGCGCGCGACACGCTCTACTACGCGAACGAGCTTGTCGATCACGGCCGGATTGTCGAAGCGATGACCCAATACGAGGCGTTCCTCAAGATGCCTGACATTTGGAAGGAAGATGCCATCTTCGCCTGTTATCGGCTCTCGGATTGCCACCTCCGGCTCGGTCAGCAGGAGGAGGCGCGCATGGCCGTGCTGCGATCGTTCCTGTACGACGCACCCCGTTCCGAGGCGTGTTGCCGGCTCGGACACGCGGCGCTTGAACAGGGCGATCTCGACGCGGCGCTGTCGTGGTATCGGCTGGCCATCCTCTGCCGCCGCCCTCCTGGATTCGTGGGCTTTCTCAACCGCGCCTGCGAGACCTGGCTGCCCCATATCCAACTCTGCGTGATTCTCGCGCGGCTCGGGCGCATCGGGGAGGCTTACGAACACAACGAGTGGGCAGCGAAGTTTCTCGGCAGCGAAGATCCGATGATTCTCCACAACCGCGCACAACTCGCCGCGATGCTTCAAGCGTCAGAGGGCGCGTGA
- a CDS encoding ABC transporter substrate-binding protein, with protein MEWGERGEQEAIPFASDYPAFTSNQSADLALAEGQVQYGNLDIPNVQKTYVDVNPHNHYYFPPDNIVELYPNLSNPLLAIPNVREAISLAIDRQKLSVIGETGYEGVANPISLPLPNYKSWLDPTLPSSYLHFPPVNDAKAEQLLQAAGFKKDKNGIYAKDGKELSFNLEVVSGWSDWDEDCLLIQQDLAKIGIKVNIEQVTFGTYYSNIAPTASAHGVIPGKYDLAISWTNEGPTPYLQYYDLLDSNGSFNVEGFHNPQVDKLLNAFAQTTDLAEQKKIMYQIERIAAEKMPVIPLLVGAYWYEYNDSNYTGWPTKQNLWITPGPANTQSAAIVMQHLQPVQK; from the coding sequence TTGGAGTGGGGTGAGCGAGGCGAGCAAGAAGCGATTCCATTTGCAAGCGATTACCCGGCTTTCACGAGCAATCAGAGCGCGGATCTCGCCCTCGCGGAAGGCCAGGTGCAGTATGGCAATCTGGACATTCCGAACGTGCAAAAGACCTACGTCGACGTGAACCCGCACAACCACTACTACTTCCCGCCTGACAACATCGTCGAGCTGTATCCCAACCTCTCGAATCCGCTGCTCGCCATCCCGAACGTGCGGGAAGCCATTAGCCTGGCCATTGACCGCCAGAAGCTCTCCGTGATCGGCGAGACGGGTTACGAAGGCGTGGCCAACCCCATCAGCCTGCCGCTGCCAAACTACAAGTCCTGGCTCGATCCGACGTTGCCGTCCTCGTACCTGCACTTCCCGCCTGTGAACGACGCAAAAGCTGAACAGTTGCTTCAGGCGGCTGGATTCAAGAAGGACAAGAACGGAATCTACGCCAAGGACGGGAAGGAGTTGTCGTTTAACCTCGAGGTCGTATCGGGTTGGAGCGACTGGGACGAAGACTGCCTCCTGATCCAGCAGGACCTCGCGAAGATCGGGATCAAGGTCAACATCGAGCAAGTCACGTTCGGCACGTATTACAGCAACATCGCGCCGACCGCGAGTGCGCACGGCGTGATTCCCGGCAAGTACGATCTCGCCATCTCTTGGACGAACGAAGGCCCGACGCCCTATCTCCAGTACTACGATCTGCTTGACTCGAACGGATCGTTCAACGTCGAAGGGTTCCACAATCCCCAGGTCGACAAACTGCTGAACGCGTTCGCGCAGACGACCGATCTCGCGGAGCAGAAAAAGATCATGTACCAGATTGAACGCATCGCCGCCGAGAAGATGCCGGTCATTCCCCTTCTCGTAGGCGCGTACTGGTACGAGTACAACGACAGCAACTACACGGGCTGGCCCACGAAACAGAACCTGTGGATCACGCCCGGGCCGGCCAACACGCAGTCGGCGGCCATCGTCATGCAACACCTGCAGCCCGTGCAGAAGTAA